Proteins encoded in a region of the Gallalistipes aquisgranensis genome:
- the rny gene encoding ribonuclease Y, whose amino-acid sequence MGTITIVIVAVITCAITGVASYLIIRKTTDQRRRTILKEAEADAEMIKKEKILQAKEKFIQLKAEHDRAVNERNTKLNQREQGIKQMESNLQQQQSELERKNKEAAQVREQMESHIQALDRRKEELDKLIREQNSRLEQIGGMSSEEAKNILIENMKAEAKADAATYINETIEEAKMSANKEAKRIVVQTIQRVATETAIENSVTVFNIESDEVKGRIIGREGRNIRALEAATGIEIIVDDTPEAIILSGFDPVRREIARLALHQLVTDGRIHPARIEEVVAKVQKQIEEEIVEVGKRTTIDLGIHGLHPELIRLIGKMKYRSSYGQNLLQHSRETANLCGIMAAELGLNPKTARRAGLLHDIGKVPDDEPELPHAIIGMKLAEKYKEKAEVCNAIGAHHDEMEMTSLIAPIVQVCDAISGARPGARREVVESYIKRLKEMEDIAMSYPGVMKTYAIQAGRELRVIVGSEKISDQDADQLSHDIAKKIQDEMTYPGQVKITVIRETRSVSYAK is encoded by the coding sequence ATGGGTACGATAACAATAGTCATAGTGGCCGTTATCACCTGTGCGATCACCGGAGTGGCATCCTATCTCATCATACGCAAGACGACCGATCAACGCAGACGGACGATCCTGAAGGAAGCCGAAGCCGACGCAGAGATGATCAAGAAGGAAAAAATCCTTCAGGCCAAGGAGAAGTTCATCCAGCTCAAAGCCGAACACGACCGGGCTGTGAACGAACGAAATACGAAGCTCAACCAGCGTGAGCAGGGGATCAAGCAGATGGAGAGCAACCTCCAGCAGCAGCAGTCCGAGCTCGAACGCAAGAACAAGGAGGCCGCCCAGGTGCGCGAGCAGATGGAGTCGCACATCCAGGCACTCGACCGCCGCAAGGAAGAGCTCGACAAGCTGATCCGCGAACAGAACTCCCGCCTGGAACAGATCGGGGGCATGAGCAGCGAGGAGGCCAAGAACATTCTGATCGAGAACATGAAGGCGGAGGCCAAGGCCGATGCCGCCACCTACATCAACGAGACGATCGAAGAGGCCAAGATGAGCGCCAACAAGGAGGCCAAGCGCATCGTGGTGCAGACCATCCAGCGGGTTGCCACCGAAACCGCCATCGAGAACTCCGTCACGGTGTTCAATATCGAAAGCGACGAAGTGAAGGGACGCATCATCGGGCGCGAGGGACGCAACATCCGGGCACTGGAGGCGGCCACGGGAATCGAGATCATCGTGGACGACACGCCGGAGGCGATCATCCTCTCGGGCTTCGACCCCGTCCGCCGCGAAATCGCCCGTCTCGCCCTGCACCAGTTGGTCACCGACGGACGCATCCACCCGGCCCGCATCGAAGAGGTGGTCGCCAAAGTGCAGAAACAGATCGAGGAGGAGATCGTGGAAGTGGGTAAACGCACCACGATCGACCTGGGCATCCACGGACTGCATCCCGAGCTGATCCGTCTGATCGGAAAGATGAAATACCGTTCGTCCTACGGGCAGAACCTGTTGCAGCACTCCCGCGAGACGGCCAACCTCTGCGGCATCATGGCCGCAGAACTGGGCCTGAATCCCAAGACGGCTCGCCGGGCCGGACTGTTGCACGACATCGGCAAGGTGCCCGACGATGAACCGGAACTCCCGCACGCTATCATCGGCATGAAGCTCGCCGAGAAATACAAGGAAAAAGCGGAGGTCTGCAACGCCATCGGCGCCCACCACGACGAAATGGAAATGACCTCGCTGATCGCCCCGATCGTCCAGGTATGCGACGCCATTTCCGGCGCCCGTCCCGGTGCGCGGCGCGAAGTGGTCGAATCCTATATCAAACGGCTCAAGGAGATGGAAGACATCGCCATGTCCTATCCCGGCGTGATGAAGACCTATGCCATCCAGGCCGGCCGCGAACTGCGCGTGATCGTCGGCAGCGAAAAGATATCCGATCAGGATGCCGACCAGCTCTCGCACGACATCGCCAAGAAGATCCAGGACGAAATGACCTATCCCGGACAGGTAAAGATCACCGTCATCCGGGAGACCCGTTCGGTAAGCTACGCGAAATAG
- a CDS encoding cell division protein ZapA, whose protein sequence is MEQKLNIKLTIAGKSYPLKIDREKEAVYRRAEKEVNALVSMYKTSFRAEPEDYLAMAALGLAVNNVEMELSRSLGEDIDRLVELDKELDQYINNEL, encoded by the coding sequence ATGGAACAGAAGTTGAACATAAAACTGACGATCGCAGGCAAAAGCTATCCGCTGAAGATCGACCGCGAGAAAGAGGCAGTGTACCGCCGGGCGGAAAAAGAGGTCAACGCACTGGTTTCCATGTATAAAACGAGTTTCCGGGCCGAACCCGAGGACTATCTGGCCATGGCGGCGCTGGGTCTGGCGGTGAACAACGTGGAGATGGAGCTCAGCCGCAGTCTGGGAGAGGATATCGACAGACTGGTGGAGTTGGACAAGGAGTTGGATCAATATATAAACAACGAACTGTAA